A region of Thermococcus barossii DNA encodes the following proteins:
- a CDS encoding Lrp/AsnC family transcriptional regulator, with protein sequence MGEPIMEELEFLVEILEKHPLDSLKKIAEEEGIDYYRLKRLYDKYYGKYLTVSAFVSLKRLGLRTYVAFLTVPPDRLLEVGIRMSQNPFIGYMNPGYGFKNGLSIIFYTPDDQRDKIDEFLSQYADDYEYYEARAYPYDGDDNFGNWDLSYDYAPLLDILKWDARTPITEIARELGKSRPTVRYMINRLREEDILLEFVPMIDMNVHDRAVIGLTKELDESVLERFKEYEIMVGVLPGYGYIFEWYFSSKEDLGSKVLEFSGYVEKLLIEYFEPTFKELNDKNARTRYARMVKKDGSGYRSILEF encoded by the coding sequence ATGGGCGAACCCATCATGGAAGAGCTCGAATTCCTCGTTGAAATCCTGGAGAAACACCCTCTCGACAGTCTCAAAAAAATAGCCGAGGAGGAAGGGATAGACTACTACAGGCTTAAAAGGCTGTACGACAAGTACTACGGAAAGTATCTCACCGTGAGTGCCTTTGTAAGTCTCAAGCGCCTTGGTCTGCGAACGTACGTTGCATTCCTTACCGTTCCTCCCGACAGGCTTCTGGAAGTCGGGATTCGAATGAGTCAGAACCCCTTCATAGGCTACATGAACCCGGGCTACGGATTCAAGAACGGTCTGTCTATAATCTTCTACACTCCCGACGACCAGCGGGATAAGATAGACGAGTTCCTCTCACAGTATGCGGACGATTATGAATACTACGAGGCCAGGGCTTATCCATACGACGGCGATGACAACTTTGGGAACTGGGATCTAAGCTACGATTACGCTCCTCTTCTCGACATACTCAAGTGGGACGCAAGAACACCCATAACGGAAATAGCCAGGGAGCTTGGAAAAAGCAGGCCCACGGTTAGGTACATGATAAACCGGCTCAGGGAGGAAGACATACTCCTCGAATTCGTACCGATGATAGACATGAACGTCCACGACAGGGCAGTTATCGGGCTCACGAAGGAGCTCGACGAGAGTGTTCTTGAACGGTTTAAGGAGTATGAAATCATGGTCGGTGTTCTACCGGGTTACGGCTACATCTTCGAATGGTACTTCTCCTCCAAGGAAGACCTGGGGAGCAAAGTCCTTGAGTTCAGCGGGTACGTTGAGAAACTCCTGATAGAGTACTTTGAACCGACCTTTAAGGAGCTCAACGATAAAAACGCCAGAACCCGGTACGCCAGAATGGTTAAAAAGGATGGAAGCGGCTATCGCTCCATTCTTGAATTCTAA
- a CDS encoding molybdenum cofactor biosynthesis protein MoaE, whose protein sequence is MKVRITKEAFDLNEALGYITLPEAGAYVFFLGKVRNESYGRRVKKLIYEAYEDMAEAEMERIRREALERFPILDMLIWHRHGELEVGEDTILIIASGRHRKEAFEACIWAIDEVKKRVPVWKREVTDEGTFWIEGDRSVPER, encoded by the coding sequence ATGAAGGTCCGGATTACCAAAGAGGCGTTCGACCTGAACGAGGCGCTGGGATACATCACCCTCCCGGAGGCCGGTGCCTACGTCTTCTTCCTGGGTAAGGTGCGTAACGAGAGCTATGGCCGGCGGGTTAAGAAGCTCATCTATGAAGCCTACGAGGATATGGCGGAAGCCGAGATGGAAAGAATCAGGAGGGAGGCCCTTGAGAGGTTCCCAATCCTGGACATGCTGATATGGCATCGCCACGGGGAGCTTGAGGTCGGTGAGGACACGATACTCATCATCGCCAGCGGAAGGCACAGGAAGGAGGCGTTTGAGGCATGCATCTGGGCCATAGATGAGGTTAAGAAACGTGTGCCCGTCTGGAAGAGGGAGGTTACGGATGAGGGGACCTTCTGGATAGAGGGGGACAGGTCGGTGCCCGAGAGATAA
- a CDS encoding SPASM domain-containing protein yields the protein MEKVAYDASHAVEVGTALNIASIGKPPWSHRAHNGKLERLIVQLGAGMGRFSEVTGIPRSVGCIGNNSFILRREPLSPERVKELIREFKELGGEELWLTNYDRVEYMTSVASYAVEIGVPEVYAVVRLEDVDSIEPIDGVRFIAEFEYSPENFHRLEAHSWLHGALVVVQGSHLDELRGLKTTFPGEIYVDVLFPGSARRLDFNVIEVKRILNPSVEKYHDCLAGTLAITADGYALPCPLLRNYVVGDVKELGIKKVLRKKRLKAFWKMTKDSIEACSSCPFRYICHDCRALEYQATGEIDGLEYCQIAF from the coding sequence ATGGAGAAGGTAGCTTACGATGCATCTCATGCCGTTGAGGTGGGAACCGCTCTCAACATAGCTTCCATTGGAAAGCCCCCCTGGAGCCACAGGGCCCACAACGGGAAGCTTGAGCGTCTCATCGTTCAGCTCGGTGCAGGGATGGGAAGATTCTCGGAGGTTACTGGGATACCCCGTTCTGTGGGCTGCATAGGAAACAACTCGTTCATACTCCGCCGCGAGCCGCTGAGTCCGGAGCGGGTTAAGGAGCTGATACGGGAGTTTAAAGAGCTCGGCGGTGAAGAGCTGTGGCTGACCAACTACGACCGGGTTGAATACATGACCAGCGTTGCCTCGTACGCGGTTGAAATAGGCGTTCCTGAGGTTTATGCCGTCGTTAGGCTTGAGGATGTGGATTCAATCGAACCCATTGACGGTGTTCGCTTCATAGCCGAGTTCGAGTACTCGCCCGAGAACTTCCACCGGCTTGAGGCCCACAGCTGGCTCCATGGTGCACTAGTGGTGGTGCAGGGCTCACACCTGGATGAGCTTAGGGGCCTCAAGACCACCTTTCCCGGGGAAATATACGTTGACGTGCTCTTCCCCGGCTCGGCGAGAAGGCTTGACTTCAACGTCATCGAGGTCAAGAGGATACTCAATCCAAGCGTTGAGAAGTACCACGACTGTCTCGCCGGCACGCTGGCAATAACCGCCGACGGTTACGCCCTTCCCTGCCCGCTCCTGAGGAACTACGTGGTCGGGGACGTGAAGGAACTGGGCATAAAAAAAGTGCTCAGGAAGAAGAGGCTCAAAGCCTTCTGGAAGATGACAAAGGACAGCATTGAGGCCTGTAGCTCCTGTCCTTTCAGGTACATATGCCACGACTGCAGGGCGCTGGAGTACCAGGCCACTGGTGAGATCGATGGTCTCGAATACTGTCAGATAGCCTTTTAG
- a CDS encoding ThiF family adenylyltransferase — protein sequence MLSDRELERYDRQIMIFGTEGQEKLKSSKVAVVGVGGLGSPVAYYLAAAGIGTILLVDEQTPELSNLNRQILHWEEDIGKNPKPLSAKWKLERFNPDIKIETFVGRLTEENIEEVLEGVDVIVDCLDNFETRFLLDDYAQKARVPLVHGAVEGTFGQVTTVVPGFTKSLREIFPNVRGKSGKFPILGATAGVIGAIQAMEVVKLLTGIGEPLLNRLLIVDLAFNTFDVVELR from the coding sequence AGGAGAAGCTTAAAAGCTCAAAAGTGGCCGTCGTTGGAGTCGGCGGCCTCGGAAGCCCTGTGGCCTATTACCTGGCCGCGGCAGGGATAGGCACCATCCTCCTTGTGGACGAACAAACGCCAGAGCTGAGCAACCTCAACAGGCAGATACTTCACTGGGAGGAGGACATCGGAAAGAACCCCAAGCCCCTCTCCGCGAAGTGGAAGCTGGAGCGCTTCAACCCTGACATAAAGATAGAGACCTTTGTAGGGCGGCTGACGGAGGAGAACATCGAAGAGGTTCTGGAGGGTGTTGATGTAATCGTGGACTGCCTCGACAACTTTGAAACGAGGTTTCTGCTCGATGACTACGCGCAAAAGGCCAGGGTACCCCTGGTTCACGGAGCGGTCGAGGGAACATTCGGACAGGTCACCACGGTGGTGCCGGGGTTCACAAAGAGCCTGAGGGAGATATTTCCAAACGTGAGGGGAAAAAGCGGAAAGTTCCCGATACTCGGGGCGACCGCCGGGGTCATCGGAGCGATTCAGGCGATGGAGGTCGTGAAACTCCTCACAGGAATCGGCGAGCCGCTCCTCAACAGGCTGCTCATAGTCGACCTTGCCTTCAACACCTTCGACGTCGTTGAGCTCAGGTAG
- a CDS encoding adenosine-specific kinase, with amino-acid sequence MVKIDVVDIEKPEGVEVIIGQGNFSIFTVDDLAKTLLTTVPGIKFGVAMNEAKPQLTRFTGNDEELEKLAAKNALKIGAGHVFVILMKNAFPINVLNAVKNHPAVAMVYGASENPFQVIVAETDLGRSVLGVVDGKAANRIEDEELKKERRELVEKIGYRID; translated from the coding sequence ATGGTAAAGATAGATGTCGTGGACATAGAGAAGCCCGAAGGGGTGGAAGTGATAATCGGCCAGGGGAACTTCTCCATATTCACCGTGGACGACCTCGCCAAGACCCTTCTCACGACCGTTCCAGGCATAAAGTTCGGTGTGGCTATGAACGAAGCCAAGCCACAGCTGACTCGCTTCACCGGCAACGACGAGGAGCTTGAGAAGCTGGCCGCCAAAAACGCCCTCAAGATTGGTGCCGGCCACGTCTTCGTGATACTCATGAAGAACGCCTTTCCGATAAACGTCCTCAACGCCGTCAAGAACCACCCGGCCGTCGCGATGGTCTACGGTGCCAGCGAAAACCCGTTCCAGGTGATAGTGGCAGAGACCGACCTCGGGAGAAGCGTCCTCGGAGTCGTTGACGGAAAGGCCGCCAACAGGATCGAGGACGAGGAGCTCAAGAAGGAGCGCAGGGAGCTGGTCGAGAAGATTGGTTATCGGATAGACTGA
- a CDS encoding XTP/dITP diphosphatase, with translation MRLAFITSNPGKVEEARKYFEPLGVEVYQLRMEYPEIQADALEDVAIFGVEWLSRKIEEPFFLDDSGLFIDALDGFPGVYSAYVYRTLGIEGILKLMRDVANRRAHFRSVIAYWDGDAHLFTGRVDGEITTSPRGSGGFGFDPIFKPLGFGKTFAEMTTDEKNLVSHRGRALRAFAEWLKENLK, from the coding sequence ATGAGGCTGGCTTTTATCACTTCTAACCCGGGGAAGGTCGAGGAGGCGAGGAAATACTTCGAACCCCTCGGCGTTGAGGTTTATCAGCTCAGGATGGAGTATCCGGAGATACAGGCCGATGCGCTGGAGGATGTCGCCATCTTCGGCGTCGAATGGCTGAGCAGGAAGATTGAGGAGCCCTTTTTCCTCGACGATTCGGGCCTGTTCATAGACGCCCTCGATGGCTTTCCCGGGGTCTATTCCGCCTACGTCTACAGAACTCTCGGGATAGAGGGAATCCTCAAACTGATGAGGGATGTAGCGAACAGGAGGGCCCACTTTAGGAGCGTCATCGCATACTGGGACGGAGATGCCCATCTCTTCACGGGCAGGGTCGATGGTGAGATAACGACCTCTCCCAGGGGGAGTGGCGGCTTCGGCTTTGATCCGATATTCAAACCTCTGGGATTCGGGAAGACTTTCGCCGAAATGACAACGGATGAGAAGAACCTCGTATCCCACAGGGGACGTGCCCTCCGGGCTTTCGCTGAGTGGCTAAAGGAAAACCTTAAATAA